From Erwinia pyri, a single genomic window includes:
- the sapC gene encoding putrescine export ABC transporter permease SapC, whose translation MPVDNIYAEKRLPSTLRNAWRLFYRDTSAMVGFYAFIALLLVCIFGRLLAPYGLDQQFLGYQLLPPSWSRYGDVSFFLGTDDLGRDILSRLVSGALPTVGSAILITFFAALCAMILGVFAGLTRGLRSALLNHVLDTILSIPSLLLAIIVVAFLGPRLEHALLAVWLAIIPRLVRAIYTAVHDELEKDYVIAARLDGASSLNILWYAVLPNILALLVSEFTRALSMAILDIAALGFLDLGAQLPSPEWGAMLGDALELIYVAPWTVMLPGAAIMLSVLIVNLLGDGIRRAIVAGVE comes from the coding sequence ATGCCCGTCGATAATATCTATGCCGAGAAGCGGCTGCCCAGCACGTTACGCAATGCCTGGCGGCTGTTTTATCGCGACACGTCAGCGATGGTGGGCTTCTATGCCTTTATTGCCCTGCTGCTGGTCTGCATCTTTGGCCGGTTACTGGCGCCCTACGGGCTGGATCAGCAGTTTCTTGGCTATCAACTGCTGCCGCCTTCCTGGTCACGCTATGGCGATGTTTCTTTCTTCCTGGGCACTGACGACCTGGGACGGGATATTCTCAGCCGGTTAGTGAGCGGAGCCCTGCCAACCGTGGGTTCAGCGATCCTGATCACATTTTTTGCCGCTCTCTGTGCCATGATTTTAGGTGTCTTTGCCGGACTGACGCGGGGGCTGCGCTCCGCGCTTCTTAATCACGTGCTGGATACGATACTCTCGATCCCTTCGCTGCTGCTGGCGATCATTGTGGTGGCGTTTCTGGGGCCGCGGCTGGAGCATGCCCTGCTCGCCGTCTGGCTGGCGATTATTCCGCGCCTGGTGCGCGCTATCTATACGGCAGTGCATGATGAGCTGGAGAAAGATTATGTGATCGCTGCCCGGCTGGATGGGGCCAGCAGCCTGAATATTCTCTGGTATGCGGTGCTGCCGAACATTCTTGCTCTGCTGGTTTCAGAGTTCACCCGGGCGCTGTCGATGGCCATTCTCGATATCGCGGCGCTGGGCTTTCTTGATCTGGGTGCCCAGCTTCCTTCTCCGGAGTGGGGAGCCATGCTGGGGGATGCGCTGGAACTGATTTATGTGGCGCCCTGGACAGTTATGCTGCCCGGCGCGGCTATCATGCTTAGCGTGCTGATTGTTAATCTGTTAGGTGACGGCATACGCCGGGCCATTGTTGCGGGAGTGGAATAG
- the sapD gene encoding putrescine export ABC transporter ATP-binding protein SapD yields MPLLDIRNLTIEFMTADGPVKAVDRVNITLADGEIRGLVGESGSGKSLIAKAICGVTKDNWRVTADRMRFNDIDLLHLTPRERRKIIGHNVSMIFQEPQSCLDPSENIGKQLVQAIPGWTYKGRWYQRFRWRYRRAIELLHRVGIKDHKDIMGSYPYELTDGECQKVMIAIALANQPRLLIADEPTNAMEPTTQAQIFRLLARLNQNNNTTILLISHDLQMLSHWADRINVMYCGQTVETARSEDLIVAPHHPYTQALIRAMPDFGRSMPHKSRLNTLPGAIPSLEHLPIGCRLGPRCPYAQKKCTETPRLAGPKTHLFACHFPLNMESS; encoded by the coding sequence ATGCCGCTGCTTGATATACGTAATCTGACCATAGAATTCATGACCGCAGACGGTCCGGTTAAGGCTGTGGATCGCGTCAATATCACGCTGGCGGACGGTGAAATCCGCGGTCTGGTTGGCGAATCAGGCTCAGGAAAGAGCCTGATTGCCAAAGCCATTTGCGGCGTCACCAAAGATAACTGGCGCGTCACCGCTGACCGCATGCGCTTTAATGATATCGACCTGCTTCATCTTACGCCGCGCGAACGACGTAAAATTATTGGCCACAATGTGTCGATGATTTTTCAGGAGCCGCAATCCTGCCTGGATCCTTCAGAAAATATTGGTAAGCAGCTGGTGCAGGCTATTCCCGGCTGGACCTACAAAGGCCGCTGGTATCAGCGGTTCCGCTGGCGTTACCGCCGCGCCATTGAGCTGCTGCACCGCGTCGGGATCAAAGATCATAAAGATATTATGGGCAGCTATCCCTACGAGCTGACCGATGGTGAATGCCAGAAAGTGATGATCGCCATTGCGCTGGCAAATCAGCCGCGCCTGTTGATTGCTGATGAACCGACCAATGCAATGGAACCCACCACTCAGGCGCAGATATTCCGCCTGCTGGCGCGTCTGAATCAGAACAATAACACCACCATCCTGCTGATCAGCCACGATTTGCAGATGCTCAGCCACTGGGCCGACCGCATCAACGTTATGTATTGCGGACAGACGGTGGAAACGGCGCGCAGTGAAGATCTGATTGTGGCTCCGCATCACCCTTATACACAGGCGTTGATCCGTGCGATGCCTGATTTTGGCCGCTCTATGCCGCATAAAAGCCGCCTGAACACGCTGCCGGGCGCGATTCCGTCACTGGAACATTTGCCCATCGGCTGTCGCCTGGGGCCTCGCTGCCCTTATGCTCAGAAAAAGTGTACCGAAACGCCCCGCCTGGCCGGACCGAAAACGCACCTGTTTGCCTGCCACTTCCCGCTTAACATGGAGAGTTCGTAA
- the sapF gene encoding putrescine export ABC transporter ATP-binding protein SapF has protein sequence MIETLLEVRNLSKTFRYRTGLFRRQHVEAVKEVSFMLREKQTLAIIGENGSGKSTLAKMLSGMIEPSAGGILIDDHPLQYGDYGYRSQRIRMIFQDPSTSLNPRQRISQILDFPLRLNTDLTAEEREKRIIATLRQVGLLRDHAAYYPHMLAPGQKQRVGLARALILQPKVIIADEAMASLDMSMRSQLINLMLELQEKHGIAYIYVTQHLGMMKHISDQVIVMHQGEVVERGSTADVLASPLHELTKRLINSHFGEALTADAWRKDG, from the coding sequence ATGATTGAAACGCTGCTGGAAGTGCGCAACCTCAGTAAGACGTTTCGCTACCGCACCGGCCTGTTTCGTCGCCAGCATGTTGAGGCGGTAAAAGAAGTGAGCTTTATGCTGCGGGAAAAGCAAACGCTGGCGATTATTGGTGAGAACGGCTCCGGCAAATCCACGCTGGCAAAAATGCTGAGCGGCATGATTGAACCCAGCGCTGGCGGTATTCTGATCGACGATCATCCTCTGCAGTATGGCGATTATGGCTACCGCAGCCAGCGGATCAGGATGATTTTTCAGGATCCCTCCACCTCGCTTAACCCTCGCCAGCGCATCAGTCAGATACTCGATTTTCCGCTGCGGCTGAACACCGACCTGACAGCAGAGGAGCGGGAAAAACGGATTATCGCCACGCTGCGCCAGGTGGGGCTGCTGCGCGATCACGCCGCCTATTATCCGCATATGCTCGCCCCCGGCCAGAAACAGCGCGTTGGCCTGGCCCGCGCCCTGATACTGCAGCCAAAAGTGATCATTGCCGATGAGGCGATGGCCTCGCTGGATATGTCGATGCGTTCTCAGTTAATCAATCTGATGCTGGAGTTGCAGGAGAAGCACGGCATTGCCTACATCTATGTTACCCAGCATCTGGGCATGATGAAGCACATCAGCGATCAGGTCATTGTGATGCACCAGGGCGAAGTGGTGGAGCGCGGCAGTACGGCCGATGTGCTGGCCAGCCCGCTGCATGAGCTTACCAAAAGGTTGATCAACAGCCACTTCGGCGAGGCGTTAACGGCTGACGCGTGGCGTAAGGATGGCTGA
- a CDS encoding CMD domain-containing protein, which translates to MEQRRFPGNSHWYHETQSTLTPHAAPLFPEAAEIEDRFLLGLAQQYQSELRQTLLQTQPAMLASRDLYQLLLPQQLTTSKTHTLTLYDRLSTALTVAQVTGIQRLCNHYAARLNPLPGPDSTRESNRRLTQITEYARQLASQPTLIDEAALSRLDDVGLTPPDIITFHQLIGFVSYQARTVAGMNALLALPVRWIPGVTLPEDAHQACFGSASPWRPLLPPVELRYASENQIEALAWCQPLPLPDHCAWLLAHDGQTLYGWASLLNALKESTDSAEARLAAAVAARINGSPVCFAASAEGEMGEALLAGVDEALSLATARQKAIIHCAAQLTRSPERFSAAHLQPLKEAGFSDKMVFTLLQSTALASWSNRLMHALGSTQPQESA; encoded by the coding sequence ATGGAACAGCGCCGTTTTCCCGGCAACAGCCACTGGTATCATGAAACGCAATCGACCCTGACGCCGCATGCCGCTCCGCTGTTTCCTGAAGCGGCAGAGATTGAAGACCGCTTTCTGCTGGGACTTGCGCAGCAGTACCAGAGTGAGCTGCGACAGACCCTGCTGCAAACCCAGCCAGCCATGCTGGCATCGCGTGATTTGTATCAGCTATTATTACCCCAGCAGCTCACCACCAGCAAAACCCATACCCTGACTCTTTACGATCGCCTGAGTACCGCCTTAACCGTAGCGCAGGTAACGGGCATTCAGCGGCTGTGCAATCATTATGCTGCCCGCCTGAATCCGTTACCGGGGCCGGACTCCACCCGCGAGAGTAATCGTCGTCTGACCCAAATCACTGAATATGCCCGCCAGCTTGCGAGCCAACCCACGCTGATTGACGAAGCCGCCCTGTCGCGTCTTGATGATGTGGGGTTAACGCCCCCGGATATCATTACCTTCCATCAGCTCATTGGTTTTGTCAGCTACCAGGCGCGCACAGTCGCCGGGATGAATGCGTTGCTGGCGCTGCCGGTGCGCTGGATCCCGGGCGTGACCTTGCCGGAGGATGCCCACCAGGCCTGTTTCGGGTCAGCCTCGCCCTGGCGTCCATTGCTGCCACCGGTAGAGTTACGCTACGCCTCCGAAAACCAGATCGAAGCGCTGGCCTGGTGTCAGCCTCTGCCACTGCCCGACCACTGCGCCTGGCTACTGGCGCATGATGGCCAGACCCTGTATGGCTGGGCCAGCCTGCTCAATGCCCTGAAAGAGAGCACTGACTCTGCTGAAGCACGCCTTGCCGCGGCTGTGGCAGCAAGGATCAATGGCAGCCCGGTCTGTTTTGCCGCCTCTGCTGAGGGTGAGATGGGGGAAGCGCTGCTGGCAGGTGTTGATGAAGCGTTGTCACTGGCTACGGCCAGACAAAAGGCGATTATTCACTGTGCCGCCCAGCTCACTCGCTCCCCTGAACGGTTCAGCGCAGCGCATCTTCAGCCGTTAAAAGAGGCGGGCTTCAGCGATAAAATGGTGTTTACGCTGCTGCAAAGTACCGCCCTTGCGAGCTGGAGCAATCGGCTGATGCATGCGCTGGGATCAACTCAGCCACAAGAGAGCGCCTGA
- a CDS encoding LysR family transcriptional regulator → MDIKQLIYLCNLERERHFGRAAEASFVSQPTLSMRLKNLERELGLSLINRSNNFDGFTAEGERVLSWAREIVSVYQGLKLEVESLKHGVNGTLRIGVVPQCSISLPLMLKAISDRYPQLDYRVAVLSADQLLEALNSHTVDVGIGFFELATLRELHFQAEPLQDHGVEVMFHPHHFPQLVGEGALALESLQEIPLCLAEQTRYFRRYLDTHFREAEVRLRVILETTSVFQLVQATQVGLGCLISPTGHLLPGMAPELQSRTLSIEPMSRQAALVIAEPGRATPLSQHFFDEVRRWLSEGQAVK, encoded by the coding sequence ATGGATATAAAACAGCTTATTTACCTGTGCAACCTTGAGCGCGAACGCCATTTCGGCCGCGCCGCGGAGGCGAGTTTCGTCAGTCAGCCTACGCTGTCGATGCGGCTGAAAAACCTCGAGCGTGAACTGGGGCTGTCGCTGATCAACCGCAGCAACAACTTTGACGGCTTCACGGCGGAAGGGGAACGTGTTCTCTCATGGGCCAGAGAGATTGTCTCTGTTTATCAGGGGCTGAAGCTGGAAGTGGAGTCGCTCAAGCATGGCGTCAACGGCACGCTGCGCATTGGCGTGGTGCCGCAGTGCAGCATCTCACTGCCGCTGATGTTAAAAGCGATCAGCGACCGCTATCCCCAGCTTGATTACCGGGTTGCCGTGCTCAGCGCCGATCAGCTGCTGGAAGCTCTGAACAGCCATACCGTCGATGTCGGCATCGGCTTTTTTGAACTGGCTACGCTGCGCGAACTCCATTTTCAGGCTGAACCGCTGCAGGATCATGGTGTTGAAGTGATGTTTCATCCGCACCATTTTCCGCAGCTCGTGGGAGAAGGGGCGCTGGCGCTGGAAAGTTTGCAGGAGATCCCACTCTGCCTTGCGGAACAGACCCGCTATTTCCGGCGTTATCTCGATACGCATTTTCGAGAGGCCGAGGTCAGGCTGCGGGTGATCCTGGAAACCACTTCGGTGTTCCAGTTAGTTCAGGCAACGCAGGTCGGGCTGGGCTGTCTGATTTCGCCAACCGGGCATCTGCTGCCGGGAATGGCGCCCGAGCTGCAGAGCCGGACGCTTTCCATCGAGCCGATGTCGCGTCAGGCTGCGCTGGTGATCGCGGAACCCGGCAGGGCGACGCCCCTGTCACAACACTTCTTTGACGAGGTTCGCCGCTGGCTTAGCGAAGGGCAGGCCGTTAAGTGA
- a CDS encoding PTS transporter subunit EIIC, which produces MMPISVIAAAGIFLGVAAAMQNPAITGEAFASLQTPQLIIGFIRKVAGALFANLPLFFAVASAIGLAKAEKPTAAFAAVIGFIAMHVGVSATLAAQGLTAATTTPEALQAKGMAQTAAMMTSAEYIEMLGIFTYNMSVLGGVIAGLLTVVIHNRFYTTQLPTAISFFGGRRFVPIVTVLVLPLVGVLLAMIWPAIGAGIAWVGELIGKSGQYGAFLYGTSERLLIPTGLHHILNETVRFTPIGGIATVDNQTIVGALNIFNSALTHPGSIPDETVRNATQFLAQGKIPVMMFGLPAAALAIYHTARPEHKQRVKALVLAGALTSFTTGITEPLEFCFIFVSPVLYLMHAVLSGLSFMLMSMLHLMIGNVQGGAIDLVVFGILGGSKTQWWWSLVLGLIYLPVYYYGFKFVITRMRVETPGRESEEVESQQKTVSADDRTQVIISGLGGEANIEDVDCCFTRLRVRVKEMKEVVDQTLMTTGANGVNRVSDHDVQVIYGPQVEKIANDVKMALGVA; this is translated from the coding sequence ATGATGCCGATTTCAGTTATCGCCGCCGCCGGTATCTTCCTGGGCGTGGCCGCTGCCATGCAAAACCCGGCCATCACCGGAGAAGCCTTTGCCAGTCTGCAGACGCCGCAGCTGATTATTGGCTTTATTCGTAAAGTCGCCGGGGCGCTTTTTGCCAATCTTCCGCTGTTCTTTGCCGTGGCCAGCGCTATCGGGCTGGCGAAAGCGGAGAAGCCGACGGCCGCCTTTGCTGCGGTGATAGGGTTTATCGCCATGCACGTGGGCGTCAGCGCCACGCTGGCCGCGCAGGGACTGACCGCCGCAACAACCACCCCGGAAGCGCTACAGGCGAAAGGAATGGCGCAGACGGCGGCGATGATGACCTCTGCCGAATATATCGAGATGCTGGGGATCTTCACCTACAACATGAGCGTGCTGGGCGGGGTGATAGCGGGGCTGCTGACGGTAGTTATCCATAACCGCTTTTATACTACGCAGTTGCCCACGGCGATCAGCTTCTTTGGCGGCCGCCGCTTTGTGCCGATTGTCACGGTTCTGGTTCTGCCGCTGGTGGGGGTGCTGCTGGCTATGATCTGGCCCGCTATCGGCGCCGGCATCGCCTGGGTGGGCGAACTGATCGGCAAAAGTGGGCAATATGGCGCGTTTCTTTACGGTACCAGCGAACGCCTGCTGATCCCGACCGGGTTGCATCATATTCTGAACGAAACGGTACGGTTCACCCCCATTGGCGGTATTGCTACGGTAGATAACCAGACCATTGTGGGCGCGCTGAACATCTTCAACAGTGCGTTAACGCATCCCGGCTCTATTCCGGACGAAACGGTCAGAAACGCCACGCAGTTTCTGGCCCAGGGCAAAATCCCGGTAATGATGTTTGGCCTTCCTGCCGCCGCACTGGCTATCTATCACACGGCCAGACCGGAACATAAGCAGCGGGTGAAAGCATTGGTGCTTGCGGGAGCATTAACCTCATTTACCACCGGTATTACCGAGCCGCTGGAATTCTGCTTTATCTTTGTCTCGCCCGTTCTCTATCTGATGCATGCCGTGCTCAGCGGCCTCTCATTTATGCTGATGTCCATGCTGCATCTGATGATTGGTAACGTGCAGGGCGGCGCAATTGATCTGGTGGTGTTCGGCATTTTAGGCGGCAGTAAAACGCAGTGGTGGTGGAGCCTGGTGCTAGGGCTGATCTATCTCCCCGTTTACTACTACGGCTTTAAATTTGTGATTACCCGGATGCGCGTTGAAACGCCAGGCAGGGAGAGTGAAGAGGTGGAAAGCCAGCAAAAAACGGTTTCCGCCGACGATCGTACGCAGGTCATTATCAGCGGGCTTGGGGGCGAGGCCAATATAGAGGACGTCGATTGCTGCTTTACCCGCCTGCGGGTCAGGGTGAAGGAGATGAAAGAGGTCGTGGACCAGACCCTGATGACCACCGGTGCCAACGGTGTAAACCGCGTCAGCGACCACGATGTGCAGGTAATTTATGGCCCGCAGGTCGAGAAAATCGCTAACGACGTGAAAATGGCACTGGGCGTAGCCTGA
- a CDS encoding FdhF/YdeP family oxidoreductase produces the protein MKFKTAIKPYQAAAGGWGSLEATTRFVFDSKQVLKNMRNLMRMNKAKGFDCPGCAWGDDNKSTFSFCENGAKAVTWEATRRFVDASFFAKYSVSALYQQSDYFLEYQGRLTEPLRYNRETDHYEPISWDEAFGLIAKHIKAMDNPDQMELYTSGRASNEASWLYQLFGRMNGSNNFPDCSNMCHEASGAGLKRSIGVGKGTIRLDDFDHADAIFVFGQNPGTNHPRMLHSLRHAADHGAKIVTFNTLRERGLERFADPQKPLEVVTSKAGTISSTYYQPNLGGDMAAVRGMVKALNQSHKELVAAGQKGLFDEVFINAKTEGMEAYLAAVEATEWSQIEQQSGLSEEQLREAAAIYQSAERVICTWAMGITQHKHSVDTVREIVNLQLLFGQLGKKGAGLCPVRGHSNVQGNRTMGIDEKPTQAFLDNLANHFGFEPPRAVGHNTVEALEAMLRDEIKVLIALGGNLAAAAPDSPRTEEALRRCGLTVQISTKLNRSHLCPGAVDALILPTLGRTEQDIQASGPQFITVEDSFSMVHASEGVGKPIADTQRSETAIVAGIANAVLGNEKLDWLALAADYNKIRDHIAATIPGFSDFNAKCDIKGGFYLGNAAAEFRFNTLNNKAQFSSARLPDSLFPQLGDVEVPFTLQTLRSHDQYNTTIYGLDDRYRGVYGQREVLFIHPEDMEKLGFAAGDDVDIETLWNDGITRKVFGFKLVPYNIPKGNLAAYYPETNPLVPLSSFGDGSGTPTSKSVPVKVTLSEVKPGLRIA, from the coding sequence ATGAAATTTAAAACTGCAATTAAGCCATACCAGGCAGCCGCCGGCGGCTGGGGTTCTCTTGAAGCGACTACCCGTTTCGTCTTCGACAGCAAACAAGTTCTGAAAAATATGCGCAACCTGATGCGCATGAATAAAGCTAAAGGTTTTGACTGCCCGGGCTGTGCCTGGGGCGATGATAATAAAAGTACCTTCAGCTTCTGTGAAAACGGCGCCAAAGCGGTGACCTGGGAAGCAACGCGTCGCTTTGTCGATGCGAGCTTCTTTGCGAAATACAGCGTCTCTGCGCTTTATCAGCAAAGCGATTACTTCCTGGAATATCAGGGACGCCTCACCGAACCGCTGCGCTATAACCGTGAAACCGATCATTACGAACCCATCAGCTGGGATGAAGCTTTCGGGCTGATTGCTAAGCACATCAAGGCGATGGACAATCCCGATCAGATGGAGCTTTATACCTCCGGTCGCGCCAGTAATGAAGCTTCCTGGCTCTATCAGCTTTTTGGCCGCATGAACGGCAGCAACAACTTCCCTGACTGCTCAAATATGTGTCATGAAGCGAGCGGTGCCGGCCTCAAGCGCAGCATTGGCGTGGGCAAAGGCACCATCCGTCTGGATGACTTCGACCATGCGGATGCCATTTTCGTCTTTGGTCAGAACCCCGGCACTAACCACCCACGCATGCTGCACAGCCTGCGTCACGCGGCCGATCACGGTGCGAAAATTGTTACCTTCAACACCCTTCGCGAACGTGGCCTGGAGCGTTTTGCCGATCCGCAAAAGCCGCTTGAAGTCGTTACCAGTAAAGCAGGCACCATCAGCTCAACCTACTACCAGCCAAATCTCGGTGGAGATATGGCCGCCGTGCGAGGCATGGTGAAAGCCCTGAACCAGTCGCACAAAGAGCTGGTTGCTGCGGGTCAGAAAGGCCTGTTTGACGAAGTGTTTATCAATGCGAAAACCGAGGGGATGGAAGCCTATCTCGCTGCCGTTGAGGCAACGGAATGGTCGCAGATTGAGCAGCAGTCTGGCCTCTCCGAGGAGCAACTGCGTGAAGCAGCCGCCATTTACCAGAGCGCTGAGCGTGTGATTTGTACCTGGGCAATGGGCATTACTCAGCATAAACACTCTGTTGATACCGTGCGTGAGATCGTTAACCTTCAGCTGCTGTTTGGTCAGTTAGGCAAGAAAGGCGCAGGCCTCTGCCCTGTTCGCGGCCACAGTAACGTGCAGGGCAACCGCACGATGGGTATTGATGAGAAGCCTACTCAGGCCTTCCTGGATAACCTGGCTAACCATTTCGGCTTTGAACCACCTCGCGCCGTTGGTCACAATACGGTTGAAGCGCTGGAAGCGATGCTGCGTGACGAAATCAAAGTGCTGATTGCGCTCGGCGGAAACCTGGCTGCAGCAGCACCAGACAGCCCTCGTACCGAAGAAGCGCTGCGCCGCTGTGGCCTGACCGTGCAGATCAGTACCAAACTCAACCGCAGCCATCTCTGCCCGGGTGCCGTTGATGCGCTGATCCTGCCGACCCTGGGCCGTACCGAACAGGATATTCAGGCCAGCGGTCCACAGTTCATCACCGTTGAAGACTCCTTCAGCATGGTTCACGCTTCTGAAGGCGTGGGCAAACCTATTGCAGATACGCAGCGCTCTGAAACCGCTATTGTGGCCGGTATTGCCAATGCGGTGTTGGGCAACGAGAAGCTGGACTGGCTGGCGCTGGCTGCGGATTACAATAAAATCCGTGACCATATTGCCGCAACCATTCCTGGCTTCAGTGATTTCAACGCAAAATGCGATATCAAAGGTGGTTTCTACCTGGGTAACGCGGCGGCTGAGTTCCGTTTCAATACCCTGAACAACAAGGCGCAGTTCAGCAGCGCCCGCCTGCCGGACTCTCTGTTCCCGCAGCTTGGCGATGTGGAAGTGCCTTTCACGCTGCAAACGCTGCGTTCTCACGACCAGTACAACACCACCATTTACGGCCTTGATGACCGTTATCGTGGCGTGTATGGCCAGCGTGAAGTGCTGTTTATTCACCCGGAAGATATGGAGAAGCTGGGCTTTGCCGCCGGGGATGATGTGGATATTGAAACGCTATGGAATGACGGCATCACCCGTAAAGTCTTCGGCTTCAAGCTGGTGCCTTACAACATTCCCAAGGGCAACCTTGCCGCATACTATCCCGAAACCAACCCGCTGGTTCCTCTCTCCAGCTTCGGTGACGGCAGCGGAACGCCAACCTCTAAATCAGTGCCGGTAAAGGTCACCCTTTCGGAAGTAAAACCAGGCCTGCGGATCGCCTGA
- a CDS encoding exoribonuclease II, producing the protein MFQDNPLLAQLKEKLHSQTPRVEGVVKGTEKGFGFLEVDAQKSYFIPPPFMKKVMHGDRVVAVLQTDKDREVADPEKLIEPFLTRFVGRVQRKDDRLSIVPDHPLLKDAIQCRADRNVTHDFQAGDWAVAEMRRHPLKGDRTFYAELTAFITTADDHLAPWWVTLSRHNLEREAPEAATGEMLDEQLEREDLTALEFVTIDSASTEDMDDALYVEETAEGELRLTIAIADPTAYVAAGSALDAIAAERSFTNYLPGFNIPMLPRQLSDDICSLRPNERRPVLACRVNVAADGTLSKEIHFFAAWIESKAKLAYDNVSDWLETDGKSDWQPENEAIASQIRLLHRLCLARSEWRQSHALVFKDRPDFRFLLGEKGEVLDIIAEHRRIANRIVEEAMITANICAATVLREKLGFGVYNIHLGFDAEKAELAAAMLANHGLKVDPLAIATLAGFRELRRELDAQPTQFLDSRIRRFQSFAEISIEPGPHFGLGLEAYATWTSPIRKYGDMINHRLLKSMIKGEAAARPQDEITVKMGERRRLNRMAERDVGDWLYSRFLQSSAGTDRRFNAEVIDVSRGGMRVRLTDNGAVAFIPAPFIHAVRDELVCSQENGTVQIKGEVVYRVTDLIEVTIAEVRMETRSVVARPVA; encoded by the coding sequence ATGTTCCAGGATAACCCGCTGCTCGCGCAGCTCAAAGAGAAACTCCACTCCCAGACGCCGCGTGTTGAAGGGGTAGTGAAAGGCACCGAGAAAGGCTTTGGCTTCCTGGAAGTCGATGCACAAAAAAGTTACTTCATTCCACCGCCATTCATGAAAAAAGTGATGCATGGCGATCGCGTGGTTGCGGTGCTGCAAACCGATAAAGATCGTGAAGTTGCCGATCCGGAAAAGCTGATTGAACCTTTTCTGACGCGTTTTGTTGGCCGCGTGCAACGCAAAGATGACCGCCTCTCTATCGTTCCCGATCATCCGCTGTTGAAAGATGCTATCCAGTGTCGTGCTGACCGCAACGTCACGCATGATTTTCAGGCTGGCGACTGGGCCGTGGCCGAGATGCGTCGTCATCCGCTCAAGGGTGACCGCACCTTTTACGCTGAACTCACCGCCTTTATTACCACTGCCGACGATCACCTTGCGCCGTGGTGGGTTACGCTTTCCCGTCACAATCTGGAGCGTGAAGCGCCAGAAGCGGCGACCGGTGAAATGCTGGACGAGCAGTTAGAGCGTGAAGATCTTACGGCTCTGGAGTTTGTCACCATCGACAGCGCCAGTACCGAAGATATGGACGATGCGCTCTATGTGGAAGAGACCGCAGAGGGTGAACTCCGCCTGACCATTGCTATCGCCGATCCCACAGCTTATGTGGCAGCGGGAAGCGCACTGGACGCTATCGCAGCAGAGCGCTCATTCACCAACTACCTGCCCGGCTTTAATATCCCGATGCTGCCTCGTCAGCTGTCGGACGATATCTGTTCGCTGCGCCCGAACGAGCGTCGCCCCGTACTGGCCTGCCGCGTCAACGTAGCCGCCGACGGCACGCTGAGCAAAGAGATCCACTTCTTTGCCGCATGGATTGAGTCGAAAGCGAAGCTGGCCTACGACAACGTTTCCGACTGGCTGGAAACCGACGGCAAAAGTGACTGGCAGCCGGAAAATGAGGCTATTGCCAGCCAAATCCGTCTGCTGCACCGCCTCTGTCTGGCGCGCAGCGAGTGGCGTCAGAGCCATGCGCTGGTCTTCAAAGACCGCCCTGATTTCCGCTTCCTGCTGGGAGAAAAAGGTGAAGTGCTGGATATCATTGCTGAGCACCGCCGCATTGCTAACCGCATTGTGGAAGAAGCGATGATTACCGCCAACATCTGTGCCGCCACCGTGCTGCGGGAGAAGCTGGGCTTCGGTGTCTATAACATCCATCTGGGCTTTGATGCCGAGAAAGCTGAACTGGCTGCCGCCATGCTGGCAAATCACGGCCTGAAGGTGGATCCGCTGGCTATCGCTACGCTGGCTGGTTTCCGCGAGCTGCGCCGCGAGCTGGATGCCCAGCCGACGCAGTTCCTGGACAGCCGCATTCGCCGTTTCCAGTCGTTCGCTGAAATCAGCATCGAGCCAGGCCCGCACTTTGGCCTGGGTCTGGAAGCCTATGCCACCTGGACCTCGCCGATCCGTAAGTATGGCGATATGATCAACCATCGCCTGCTGAAATCGATGATCAAAGGTGAAGCAGCCGCCCGTCCGCAGGATGAGATCACGGTGAAAATGGGCGAACGTCGCCGTCTGAACCGTATGGCCGAGCGTGACGTGGGCGACTGGCTCTACTCACGTTTCCTGCAGAGTTCTGCCGGTACCGATCGCCGCTTTAATGCCGAAGTCATTGATGTCTCCCGCGGCGGTATGCGCGTCCGTCTGACGGACAACGGTGCGGTAGCCTTTATCCCTGCTCCCTTCATTCATGCCGTACGTGATGAACTGGTTTGCAGCCAGGAGAACGGCACCGTGCAGATCAAGGGCGAGGTGGTTTACCGTGTCACTGACCTGATTGAAGTCACTATTGCGGAAGTCCGTATGGAAACCCGCAGCGTCGTGGCTCGTCCGGTAGCATAA